Part of the Novipirellula artificiosorum genome, TGTGGTGAACATGCCAGTTTGTCATGACGGATGTCGAGTTGACTTGTGAGGCGACTCGCGGAATTCCCCATTGGCCGATGCCGGTGATCAGAGAAAGGCTCGGCGGCAAGAAGACTTTGACGAGAACGAGAATCCACAGCCCGTGCCGTAACCGGGGAGAGCTTCTCTTTAGCAGAAATACCAGCCCGGCGACCAGCAGGATGAACAACGCAAGTTGCCAACTTGCTGCAACAATCCAATCACGCCATGCGTTTGAAAGTTGCTCGATCATGACTGGCCTCGTTTGTCACGTCGTTTTTGATCCAATTGACGTTTGAGTTTGCGAATCTCATCGTCACTCAAGTCCGCCTCTTCGATGAAATGGGCGATCAACGGCGAGGAAGCTTCGGTCACCAACCGATCCATCACCCCTCGGACCTCTTGACGGGTCGCCGCATCACGCGCGATGGCTGCTCGATAGAGGTACGAATTGCCCACCTGATCGTAGTGGACTGCGTCCTTCGCGACCAATCGAGACAACAACGTCTTGACGGTCTTATAAGCCCACTGACGCTCATTAGGAAGCAATGCAAACACATCCCGCGCCGCCAAGGGGCCGGAATCCCAAAGCACTTTCATGACTTCCCACTCAGCAGGCGACAAACCTGCAGGTTCCAGATTGCTCATCAGCTACGCCTAACACGCAAGAATATCCACCCACACAGGTAAGCAATAGACTACACGTGTAGTCGTGTGGCAATAGAAGAGAGCGAAAAAACCGGAAAAATTTCTACAAAAAAGGGGATGTCTACAGAAAAGGGGACGGGGGTCGTTTTTGAAAACGACCCCCGTCCCCTTTTCTGAGTTCGGAATATTCCCAACGCAATCGGGAGCATGGAGATCATCATTAGGAACGAGTTTTTTACCGAACTGGTGATCACAGAGCAATCCACCGCACATGCCTTGCCTACCGGGGGAAAAAAGGGGACGGGGGTCATTTCGAAAACGACCCCCGTCCCTTTTATTGAATTTGAGACAATTAGCGAGCCACCCTTCTCACTTCTTGCTGCCGAGGGAGAATTGACAGCGTTGGGAACACCTCGCTAAGTTGCTGTAGGATTCCATAGTCGATAGAAGTCCATTGATGGGCATGATTCACAATACCGATCGATTGATTCACATGAACAAGGCAACCGTCGTCGCGTTTCTGAAGAAGAACCAGGACTCGCGGGGCATCGAGCACTGGCAGAAACTCAACAAAGGCGAGCTCAAGAGCTATGGTATCGGCCTGACCATCCTGCGAAAGTACGCCAAGACGATCGGCCGCGATGCGAAGCTGGCCAAGTCGTTGTGGAATTCCAATTGTTATGAGATGAAAATCATCTCGATCCTTATCGACGATCCGAAAACGATGACCGTCGAGCAGGCGGAGACGCAGGTCGAACAACTCGAGGGTGGATACCTCGTGCACGTATTCTCCTCCTGCAACGCGCCCTTGGCGAAAACACCCTTCGTGGTCGAACTCGCCGACGAATGGATCAAGAGCGACGACACCGTTCGCCGTCAATGCGGGTACGGACTACTCTACGAAATCTCTAAAAGCAAAAAGAAGAACGCGCCGGACGAAGCCTATTTTCTGGCGCATGTCGCGGAGATCGACAAAAAACGCAAGCAGGCGTCGACTCCGATCTTGATGTCGATGGCTGGCTCGCTAATGGGGATTGGAATGCGGACGAAGAAACTCAACAAGGAAGCATTGAAAGTCGCCAGAGCGATTGGCCCCATCACGCACAGTGAATCGTGCGATCCGTTTGATGTCGCCAAACATCTCACCAGCGACTACGCGAAGCAGAAACTCGGTCTGTGATTTGCGGCACTCAGCGGTGTTTGCCTTCACAGGAAAGAAAACGATTCAATACTTTCGTTTTTGATTGGCCGAAAGTGTAGCCTTGTAGAAATGCCCGAGTTTCCTGTCTTGCTCTCGACGTTCATGAAGCGACTGAGCGTTTCGAGCCTGTTCCGCTTGAAGTTTCTGATAGTTCTTAAGTCGTCGCGTATCAAGTTCGCCACACTGGATCGCTGCCGCGATGGCACAACCGGGTTCGCCTTGATGGCTACAGTCGCGGAACTGACATTCTTCGGCCAAAGCAACGATCTCATCGAAGACCTTGGCGACTCCTTCTTCACAGTCAGCCAACTGAAGTTCACGCATGCCCGGGGTGTCAATCAAAACGCCGCCGGCACTGAGGCAATGAATTGAACGGACCGTGGTTGTGTGCCGGCCTTTCGAATCGTCTTCACGAATGCCTTGCGTTAAAAGCGGCCCCGCCCCCAGCGACATCGCCAGTGTTGATTTGCCGGCTCCCGAGGATCCTACTAACGCCACGGTTTGGCCGCTGCGACACCAATAGGCAAGCGGCTCCATGTCACCCGTGTCTCTCGCGTCAACGGTTTCCACGATCAAGCCACTCTGCAACT contains:
- a CDS encoding BlaI/MecI/CopY family transcriptional regulator: MSNLEPAGLSPAEWEVMKVLWDSGPLAARDVFALLPNERQWAYKTVKTLLSRLVAKDAVHYDQVGNSYLYRAAIARDAATRQEVRGVMDRLVTEASSPLIAHFIEEADLSDDEIRKLKRQLDQKRRDKRGQS
- a CDS encoding DNA alkylation repair protein, translating into MGMIHNTDRLIHMNKATVVAFLKKNQDSRGIEHWQKLNKGELKSYGIGLTILRKYAKTIGRDAKLAKSLWNSNCYEMKIISILIDDPKTMTVEQAETQVEQLEGGYLVHVFSSCNAPLAKTPFVVELADEWIKSDDTVRRQCGYGLLYEISKSKKKNAPDEAYFLAHVAEIDKKRKQASTPILMSMAGSLMGIGMRTKKLNKEALKVARAIGPITHSESCDPFDVAKHLTSDYAKQKLGL
- the rsgA gene encoding ribosome small subunit-dependent GTPase A: MDYQQLGKLGWKSCFGGQLTEEEERNSFPVRVAAHFGSRVLCLTGSEEIVLPIEQLHDCGELAVGDWLLLDNETRRGVSRLPRESLISRKAAGVKSKTQLIAANVDTLFIVCSCNHDFNLSRLERYLAVASESRVTPIVVLTKADLCEDRDVFRQQALQLQSGLIVETVDARDTGDMEPLAYWCRSGQTVALVGSSGAGKSTLAMSLGAGPLLTQGIREDDSKGRHTTTVRSIHCLSAGGVLIDTPGMRELQLADCEEGVAKVFDEIVALAEECQFRDCSHQGEPGCAIAAAIQCGELDTRRLKNYQKLQAEQARNAQSLHERREQDRKLGHFYKATLSANQKRKY